The following coding sequences are from one Lolium rigidum isolate FL_2022 chromosome 6, APGP_CSIRO_Lrig_0.1, whole genome shotgun sequence window:
- the LOC124667325 gene encoding protein TIFY 11e-like, translating into MAAASRFAAACGALSQYVKEAADHRAQLARPAPSPSPAVRPLPLMPGADVTSSGEEPEADPASRAAAAQLTIFYGGRVLVLDDCPADKAAVLLRLAVAAAAAAKAKPETEPQVGARGDVLVAVADLPVARKASLQRFMDKRKGRLAARDQPYRRPDAARRDHLALAL; encoded by the coding sequence ATGGCAGCGGCAAGCCGATTCGCGGCTGCGTGCGGCGCTCTCAGCCAGTACGTGAAGGAGGCTGCTGATCATAGGGCTCAGcttgcgcggccggccccatccccATCCCCGGCCGTGCGGCCTCTCCCCCTCATGCCGGGCGCCGATGTTACTAGCAGCGGAGAAGAGCCCGAGGCGGATCCGGCGAGCAGGGCTGCGGCAgcgcagctcaccatcttctacGGCGGGAGGGTACTGGTGCTTGACGACTGTCCGGCTGACAAGGCGGCCGTCCTGCTGCGGCTCGCCgttgccgcggccgcggccgctaAGGCTAAGCCAGAGACGGAGCCCCAAGTCGGAGCGCGTGGTGATGTGCTCGTCGCCGTCGCGGACCTGCCGGTGGCGAGGAAGGCGTCGCTGCAGCGGTTCATGGATAAGAGGAAGGGCAGGCTCGCCGCGCGTGATCAGCCGTACCGCCGGCCGGATGCCGCGCGCCGTGATCATCTCGCGCTCGCGCTCTGA